The nucleotide window GGCATTCACCGGTGCGGGCGCCTCGTCGTTGGTACCGACCTGGGCGACGGCGGCGACGGCCGCTCCCGCTGCCATGGCGATGAGGGCCGCGCGCCCGCCCTTGAGGGCGTTCGGAGGGGCAGCGATGCGATGCTTGCCGCCGCGGCGGACGCGCTGTCCGGCCGGATTGGTCCGGAAGGGGCGGTGTTCGGTGTCGGCGTCGAGATCGTCATCGGTGACGAGGTCGAGTTCGCCGCCGTCGAAGAGGTCGAGTTCGGCACCGTCGACGTCGAACGGCTCGTCGTGCGCGTACTGGTCGAATTCGTGCTCGGGAATCAGGATGTCCTGAGTGATCTCCGAGCGGGTGGGACGGTAGTAGCCCTCCCACGACGACGGGGTCCAGCCGGCGTCCGAGGACTCCCGCGTGGTGACGTCGGAGTCGGCGAAATCGAAGTCGTACTCGCTGAGGTCGTACCCGGCGGCCTCGTCGGTGTCGACGATGGGGATGATCGTGGTCATCTCTTCCGCTGTGACGTCATCGATCAACCCGCCCGATCGGACGCGGCCCGATCCGCGTGAGACACCGAGTCCCGCCAAATCGTCCACCTCATCTCTTGCTGCCGCATCTCGTCGTTGGCGGATTCGAAGTCACCGTTCGTAATGCTTCTGTGACCACCGCTGACAGCCGACGGTAACGAAATGATTGCGGCAAGTCCAACCGTAGAAAGCGACAAACCGGCATATTGTGAGCTGAGTCACATGACTTTGCGGCACTGCTCGAAAGTGGCGAATACGCTGTTCAATACAGTAAATTCAACCTGTGAACCCCGCCCGACGCCGCACGGCGGTGTAAGTGCAGTTCATGGGCGCACGGGATGCGGTGTACCCCTCACAAGGCGGTGCCAATACTGTGAGACCGGCCGAGCGAGTGATCTGTCGCACAAGCGCAGGGTGCGCGCGGGGTGGCGATTCACGGCAGGTTTAAAGTCCGATATGGCCCGCATTACACCCTTGCGCGGGCAAATCTACGAGATGGTGAGCTGAATGGATCTCTTCGAATACCAGGCGAAGGAACTGTTCGCCAAGCACGGGGTTCCCACCACACCCGGTCGGGTGACCGATGATGCCGCCGACGCGCGGGCGATCGCCGAGGAAATCGGCAAGCCTGTGATGATCAAGGCGCAGGTCAAGACCGGCGGGCGTGGCAAGGCAGGCGGCGTCAAGTACGCCGCGACCCCGGACGACGCGCAGTCCCACGCTTCCAACATCCTTGGCCTCGACATCAAGGGCCATGTCGTCAAGAAGCTGCTGGTCGCCGAGGCCAGCGACATCGCGGAGGAGTACTACATCTCCTTCCTGCTCGATCGCACCAACCGCTCGTACCTGGCCATGTGCTCGGTCGAGGGCGGTATGGAGATCGAAGAGGTCGCCGCAACCAAGCCCGAGCGCCTCGCGAGGGTCGCCGTCGACGCCGTGAAGGGTGTCGATCTGGAAACCGCGCGCTCGATCGCCGAGCAGGGCCATCTGCCCGCCGAGGTGCTCGACGCCGCAGCGGTCACCATCGCCAAGCTCTGGGAGGTGTTCGTCAAGGAGGACGCCACCCTGGTCGAGGTCAATCCGCTCGTCCGCACGCCGGACGATCAGATCCTCGCCCTCGACGGCAAGGTCACCCTCGATGCCAACGCCGACTTCCGTCAGCCCGGCCACGAGGAGTTCGAGGATCGCGACGCCACCGATCCCCTGGAGCTCAAGGCCAAGGAAAACGACCTCAACTACGTCAAGCTCGACGGTGAGGTCGGCATCATCGGCAACGGCGCGGGCCTGGTCATGTCGACCCTCGACGTGGTTGCCTACGCCGGTGAGAAGCACAACAACGTGAAGCCCGCGAACTTCCTCGACATCGGCGGCGGCGCCTCGGCCGAGGTCATGGCTGCCGGTCTCGACGTCATCCTCGGCGACGAGCAGGTCAAGAGCGTCTTCGTCAACGTCTTCGGCGGCATCACCGCGTGTGACGCCGTCGCCAACGGCATCGTCGGGGCCCTGGAGAAGCTGGGGTCGGACGCCAACAAGCCGCTGGTCGTCCGCCTCGACGGCAACAAGGTCGACGAAGGCCGCAAGATCCTGGCCGATGCGAACCACCCGTTGGTCACGCTCGCCGAAACCATGGACTCGGGCGCCGACAAGGCCGCCGAGCTGGCGAGCAAGTAAGGGAGCCACGGAATATGTCGATCTTTCTGAACAAAGACAACAAGGTCATCGTCCAGGGCATCACCGGCGGTGAGGGCACCAAGCACACCGCTCTGATGCTCAAGGCCGGCACCAACGTCGTCGGCGGTGTCAACGCACGCAAGGCCGGCACCACCGTGTCGCACGTCGACGCAGACGGCAACAACGTCGAGCTCCCGGTGTTCGCATCGGTCGCCGAGGCCATGAAGGAGACCGGGGCCGACACCTCGATCGCATTCGTGCCGCCGAAGTTCTCCAAGGACGCCATCATCGAGGCCATCGACGCGGAGATCCCGCTGCTTGTGGTCATCACCGAGGGCATCCCGGTGCAGGACTCCGCCTACGCATGGGCCTACAACGTGGAGAAGGGCGAGAAGACCCGCATCATCGGCCCCAACTGCCCCGGCATCATCACCCCGGGTGAGGCGCTGGTGGGCATCACGCCGAACAACATCACCGGCAAGGGTCCGATCGGTCTGGTCTCCAAGTCGGGCACCCTGACCTACCAGATGATGTACGAGCTGCGCGATCTCGGCTTCTCGACCGCCATCGGCATCGGCGGAGACCCGGTCATCGGGACCACCCACATCGACGCCATCGAGGCGTTCGAGAAGGATCCCGAGACCAAGCTGATCGTCATGATCGGTGAGATCGGTGGCGACGCCGAGGAGAAGGCCGGCGAGTACATCAAGGCCAACGTGACCAAGCCGGTCGTCGGTTACGTCGCGGGCTTCACCGCTCCCGAGGGCAAGACCATGGGCCACGCGGGAGCCATCGTCTCCGACGGTGCGGGCACCGCCCAGGGCAAGAAGGAGGCCCTCGAGGCCGCGGGCGTCAAGGTCGGCAAGACGCCGTCCGAGACCGCTTCGCTGGCCCGAGAGCTCTACCAGGCCCTGTAGGGCAGACGAGAACCGAAGAACCCGAGCGGGTCTGCCCGCTCGGGTTTTTTCGTGGCCCGACCGGCCCTGATCCCGCATGCGATAATTCGTCGGTGGACTCCCGGGCGCGACGCGGCGCGATCTCCCAGCTCGCGGGGGAGTCGCTGCGATTCGCCGGGGTGATGGCCGACGTCGCCGAACGGATGCCCCTCGCGGGCGGGCTCATCGGGTCCGTACGCGTGCGGCTGGCCGAAGCCGCCGACACCGCTGTCACCGTGGTGGTCTCGACGACGCGAACCGTTCTGGGCGTCGTCATCCGGGAGGTGGTCGACGCTCTGGTCGAGGAGGTCGACCTCACCGACCTCGTGCTCACCCATGTCGATCTCAAGCGGCTGATCTCCGAGGTGCTCGCGCTCATCGACATCGACGAGGTGATCACCGGTGTCGATCTCGATCGCGCTGTGGCGCAAGTGGATCTGATGGCGGCGATCGATCTGGTGGACCTCGACGCGGTGATCCGGAAGGTCGATCTCGACTCCATCGCCACCGGGATCGACATCGACGTGATCGCCGCCCGCATCGACATCGACGCCATCCTCGGGCGGGTCGACCTGATCGGACTCGCCGAGGAGATCATCGACGGCGTCGACCTCCCCGACATCATCCGCGAGGCGAGTACCTCGGTGACCGCCGATGTCATGACCGACGTGCGCAGCACCAGTGAGCGAGCCGACGACGCAGTGGCCAACGCGGTCAACCGGTTTCTGCGTCGACGCGGTGCCGCGGCCGTCGAGGCCGCCCCCGACGCCGAGGGGCCCCGATGAGCGCCGAGACCACTCCCGGCGGACCGGGCCACCCGCTGGTGCACAAGGCGCACGCGGTGCAGGACCGGGACAAGAACGCCGGCATCGTGAGCCGGGGTGTGGCCTCGTTCCTCGACCTGCTCGTCGTGTGGACGATCCTCGGCGCCGCCTACGCGGGCCTGTCGCTGATGAAGTTCGTCGTCTCGGTGAGTGAATTCTCGCTGCCGCAGGTCGATCTCGTCTTCACGACGACCGGCTTCGTGCTGGTCGCGGTGCTCTACCTCGCGACGTGCTGGGAGGTCTCCGGGCGCACGCTCGGGTCGGTCGTGATGGGCCTGCGCGTGGTCAATTCGGAGGGTGCGCGAATCCGGCCGACCATCGCGGTGCTGCGCGCACTGCTGTGCACCTTCTTCGCGATAGGTCTCGTGTGGGTGGTGATCGATCGGCGTCGCCGATCGGTGGCCGACGTCCTTCTGCGCACCCGGGTCATCTACTCTCGGTGACCGCCTTGAGCTGACTCAGCCCCTTCTCGAAGTCCTTGCCCAGCATCCGGTCGAAGATGCCGAAGAATCCGGCCACCCGGCTGAACATCGTCTGCGCGCCCACCATCGTCCAGGACACCCGCGTCGCCTGACCCTGGGGCACGAGTTCGAAGGTGACCGTGTTGGTGGTCTTCATGGGCTTCTCGAACTCCAGGCGCACCTCCACCTCACGAGGCTCGTCGACACGCGTGATCTCCATGGCCCCTCGACCGGCCTTCCGGTTGCCCGACCACGCGTATTTCGCCCCCACTCCGGACTCCGCACCCGAATACTCGCGGGCCATGTCCGGATTGACGCCCTCCCATGGGGACCAATGCACCCACTGCCGGAAGTCGGTCAGGTACGGCAGCACCGCGTCGGGTGGCGCGTCGACGGTCAGGGAGCGGGTGATGCGGAACGTGTCGGACATGAGGGCCTCCGGAAGAGATCGGTCGGTCGGAGTTCGGACGTGGTCGTCGAGCTGACGAGAGTATGACACCGAGGGCCGACATGACATCCCCGCGACGAACGGTCGGCGACGCGCACGGGTGGCCCGGGCCCGGCGGGATACGGTGTGAGGCATGGGTGAACGGGCACGGCTCACGGCGTCGGAATTGCGGGCGATGCTCGTCGACGACGGGACGTGGGAATCGTGGGATGTACCGGTCGGCGCACCGGCCGCGACATCCGACGGCGCCGATGACACCTACGCCGCTGAGCTCGAACGGGCCCGCCGCACCAGCGGGTCGGACGAATCGGTGAGCACCGGCGCGGGCTCGATCGGTGGGCGACGAGTGGCGATGGTCCTGAGTGAGTTCGAGTTCCTCGCCGGGTCGATCGGCCGGGCCGCCGGGGCACGGATCGTCGCCGCGGTGCGACGCGCGACGCGCGAGCGGCTTCCGTTGCTGGCCTTTCCCGCGTCGGGCGGCACCCGGATGCAGGAGGGGACTGCGGCATTCCTGCAGATGGTCGCGATCACCGGTGCCGTGACCGACCACAAGGCCGCCGGACTGCCCTACCTGGTGTACCTGCGACATCCGACGACGGGCGGTGTGTTCGCCTCGTGGGGTTCACTCGGGCACATCACCTGGGCGCAACCCGGAGCGCTCATCGGCTTCCTCGGGCCGCGTGTCTACGAAGGCATCTACGGTGAGCCCTTTCCCGCGGATGTCCAGACCGCCGAGAACCTCGTCCGCACAACGGTTGTCGATGACGTGGTCGAGCCGGCGGACCTCCCCGCCCGCCTGTCGGCGGTGGTGCGTCTCCTCGCCCGCCGGGATGAGCCGTTGGCGCCGGCGGACCCGATCCGGGTGTGGCCCCAGAGCGCCCGCCCGCTCGAGCCGGACGACGCGTGGGCGTGTGTGCGCGCAACGCGCGAGCGCGGGCGTGCGGGCCTGGTCGAGTTCCTGGCTCAGGGCGAGTCGGCGCCGCTGTCAGATGCCGGGCCACTTCGATTCTCGCTCAGCGACTTCGGCGGACACGTCGCCCTGGTCGTCGGATACGACCGGAGGTCACAGGCGGACGGCGACCTGCCGGGTCCGAGGCACCTGCGCGAGGCGCGCCGGGCGATCCTGGCGGCGAGCGACCTCGGACTGCCGGTGGTCACCGTGATCGACACCCCGGGTGCGGAGCTGTCCGTCGTCGCCGAGGAGGGTGGTCTCGCGGCGCAGATAGCCCGCTGCACAGTCGAATTGATCAGCGCTCCGGTTCCGACGGTCTCCGTGCTGCTCGGCCAGGGTGCGGGCGGTGCGGCGCTCGCGCTCTTCCCCGCCGACTTCCGGGTCGCGCGCGCAGACGCCTGGCTGTCACCGCTGCCGCCCGAGGGTGCCAGCCTCATCGTGCACCGCGACCTCGACCACGCCGGCGAGATGGCCTCACGGCAGGGCATTCTCGCCGGGGGCATGGCTGCGGAGGGCATGATCGACGCGGTTGTCGACGAGGAGTCGGACGCGGCCACGCTGTCGGCGATCCGCGGCGTGATCGGACGGTATCTCTCGGCATCGCCGGAACCGGACGCCGGCGCGCGGACCCGCGTGCCGGCGGTGGACGCGTGATGGGCGAGCGCATCGTGGCCGTCGGCGCCCTCATCACCGATGAGGACGGTCGAATCCTGCTGATACTGCGTCGGAACGAGCCGTCGGCCGGACACTGGAGTCTCCCCGGTGGCAAAGTCGAGCCCGGGGAGTCGTTGCGGCAGGCGGTCATCCGCGAGGTGGAGGAGGAGACCGGCCTGGTCGTCGAGGTCGGCGAACCGGCCATCCAGCTGGACATCCGGGTGGGCGACGGGCGCGTCTACGAGGTACACGACTTCCGTGCCGAGATCCGTTCGGGGGAGCTGTGTCCCGGTGACGACGCCGCCGACGCGGCATACTTCACCCCGGCCGAGGTGCGCACGGCCAAGGTCACCAGCCGGTTGGTGGAGTACCTCGAGCAGGCCGGCGCCCTGCCGCCGGAGGTGCCCTGAGTCTTCGCGGCCGTCAGGTGTCACCGGCTCTCGCGGGCCGGGGTCGACGTGGTGAACGGGAGTGGTTTTGTGCAGGATGGAGAAATGACCGACCTACTGCCCCTGGACCCCGACCAACTCCTCACCACGACGCGCTCGGTGCGCAAACGTCTCGACTTCGATCGTCCCGTGCCGCTCGATGTGGTCAAGGAGGCGCTCGAGGTGGCGTTGCAGGCGCCGACCGGCAGCAACAGCCAGACCTGGCACTGGATCGTGCTCACCGACCCCGAGCTGAAGCAGAAGGTCGCGGATTACTACGCGAAGTCGTTCGCCAAGTACTACGCCGGGCAGGCGCCGCGCGACGACACCGGTAAGCGCGTCGCGTCCAGCGCGCAGTACCTCGCCGACACGATGGGACAGGTCCCGGTGCTGGTCATCGGCGCCATCTACACCGGCGGAGACCTGCCCGCGGGAAACCAGGCCGGCGTGTGGGGCTCGTTGTTGCCCGGCGCCTGGAGCCTGCAACTGGCTCTGCGCGCCCGCGGACTCGGGTCGGCGTGGACGACCCTGCATCTGAATTACGAGAAGGAGATCGCCGAGCTCCTCGGCATCCCGGCCAACATCCATCAGGGTGTGCTGTTGCCGGTGGCCTACACCAAGGGCACCGATTTCAAGCCGGCACCGCGGAAGTCCCTCGATTCCGTCCTCCACATCGACGGATGGTGAGGACGGGGTGCCGGGTCACCCCTGATCCGGCACCTCGCACCGCAGGGCCGCCAGTGCCATCGCGGTGAGCAGACGGCGCAATCCATGCTGGTCGAAGTCGGGCAGGCGAGGTGAGGAATTGAGCAGCCCGAACATGGCGTGGACGCGCACGCGCGCCTCGTCGCGATCGAGGGTCATGCCGTTCTCGTCGGTCACGGCGAGGAGCACATCCACCCACCGTTCCACATAGCGGCGCTGCAGCAGTCGGACCCGGTGGTTCGCGGCCGGGGTCATCGAGGACAGGTCGCGATCCTGCACCGTGATGAGATCGGGGCGGGTGACGAGGACGTCGATGTGAAAGCCGATGAGCGCGGCCAGGGTTTCCGACGGTGAACCGCCGCGGTCGGCGACCTCGCTGCCGCCGTCGTGCAGTCGCTGACTGATGTCGATGAGCATCTCGTCAAGAAGTTCGGTCTTCGACGAGAAATGGCGGTACATCGCCGGTCCGCTCACTCCGACCGCCCGTCCGATGTCCTCCAGCCGCACCCCGGCGAATCCGCGCTCGGCCATCTGACGGGCGGCGGCGGACAGCAATTCGGCACGACGGGCCGCCTTGGCCTGGGTTCGGCGCGTCGGCGGACGATTCGTGGCTTCCGATTCGTCCTCGCGCGGTTCCTGCGTCGCGGACATCGATCCCGCACTCTACGCGTCCAGGCGTGCGGACGGGCCGCACCCCGACGGCGTCGAAGCGCCGGAGAACTGCCGTGGTGACCCGGTCGAATGAAAAGTGGGCTGACCGGTGCGTCCCGGCCCGGGTACGGCCTAGTCTTGCGCAAGGTCGCACGCCGGAACGGCGGGCGCAGGCAATGCGAAGGCGGCGGGCCGGTCCCGCGGCAGGCGACAAGGAGCGGATCGTGAATCCAGGCGAACCCCAGCATCCGGGCGGTCAGTGGTCAGGCGTCCCGCAGGGACCACCTCAGACCGGGGGGTTCGCCGGCAACCAGGACCAGACGGCCCACGTCCAACACCCCGGTACCGGCGGCCTGCCCGGTCAGCAGTGGGGACCCGATCAGCACTACCCGAATCCCGGGAGCGGATGGGGTCAACAACCGCCCCGTGGTCCCGGCGCCGACCTGTCGGTGATCTTCGCGCTCGCCTCGGCGGTCGCCGGGATCGTCACGTACTTCATGGGCTTCCTCAGTTGGATCTCGGTGTCGGCGGGCGCCGAGGAGGAACTCAATCGCTGGGGAGCCGACTTCGAGGAGGGCCAGGGCGGGATACCCGCATTCTTCTCCTATGAGGTCGTCCTCAACCCCGGGAAGTTCTTCATCGTGCTCGGGGTGGTCGGCATCGCGGCGACGTTCGTGCTCGTTCCGCGCTATCGCAGGGCGCTGCCCTTCTTGGCGGTCGTCGGAATCGCCGCGTGGCTGGCGCTGTTCGCGGCGGCCCTGATCACGCCGCCGTTCCTCGACCTGGGTGCCGGTGCGATCGTCGGCCTCATCCTCGGCTTCCTACAGGTGGCCCTGCTCATCGCGGCAGCATTCTTGTACGGTCTGAAGAAGGATGACCCGCAACACTTCTGACCACGGAACCGACGATCCGGTCGTCGGTCTCCTGCGTCGTGCCGGCTGTGTCTTCGCCGAGGAGGAAGCCGCAGTTCTGCGCGAGCATGCCGCCGGCGCAGCCGAACTCGATGAGCTCTGTGCCCGTCGCGCGGCCGGCGAGCCGCTCGAGCATCTGGTGGGATGGGTGCGATTCGGCGACCTGCGGTTGTGCGTCGGCCCGGGCGTCTTCGTGCCGCGTCAACGCTCACTGCTGTTGGCGCGCATCGCGGTCGCCGCGGTGCGGGCGCGACGGTCTCCGCTCGTGCTAGAGGCATTCTGCGGCGTCGCGCCCATCGCCGCGACGGTTGCGGCCGCGGGCCTCGACGCACGCTTGCACGTGATCGATATCGACCCCACTGCGCTGGCCTGCGCTCGACAGAACCTACCGCGCGGCAGCGGGGTTCATCTGGGCGACGGGCTGAGTCCACTACCGCCGGGGTTGCGGGGACACGTCGACGTGATCGCCGCGGTCCCGCCGTACGTCCCCGACGCCTCGGTCGGGTTCCTTCCTCACGAAGCGTGTGACCACGAACCGCGCAACGCACTGGTCGGTGGCCCCGACGGACTCGACCACATCCTGGAGCTGATCAGAGCCGCCCGGGACTGGCTGTGCGTCGGCGGGATTCTCCTGGTGGAGATGAACTCCGAACAGTTCGAAGTCGTCACCGACCGTGTCGAGCACATCGGTCACGACGATCTCGACGCGATCCCCGGTGCCGACGGGCAGACCGTGGTCGCCCGGTACCGGAGACGACCGATTGCCTCCACAGCCAACTGAGCCGTAGGGAATTTTCTCGGCTGTGACTCGGTTCAGTTCACCGGATCACCGAATCGCAGTGAGTCGAGGATGACGAGTTGATCACGGCTCAGGGTCAGTTCGCCTGCCGTGCAAGCGTGATCGAGGTTGGCCATCGAGCTCGTCCCCATTACGACGCCCGTCACCCCCGGCCGGTTCATGAGCCAGGCGAGCGCGAGCGAGGATGGATGCACGCCCCATTCGGCCGCCAGTCCGGCGAACCGGCGTCCGGCGGAACGCTGCGCTTCGGAGAATCCGACTCCACCCCATCGTCGGTGTCCGATGTAGTCACGGTCGAGCGCACGGCGACCGGCCAGCAGGCCACCCGCAACGGGCGCGTAGGCATGCAACGGTGTGCCGGTGGAGCAGGCCGCCGCAACCACTCCGGTGCGCTCGATCCGGCGTTCGGCGAGGTTGTAGCGCACCTGGTGCGCAGAGGGGGGTCGAGCACCGAGCTCCACTGCCGTCCGGACCACCGCCTCGGTCTCCGCGGCCGAGAAGTTGGAGATACCCCATGCACGGATCTTCCCGGCTGTGACCAG belongs to Gordonia sp. KTR9 and includes:
- a CDS encoding TetR/AcrR family transcriptional regulator; protein product: MSATQEPREDESEATNRPPTRRTQAKAARRAELLSAAARQMAERGFAGVRLEDIGRAVGVSGPAMYRHFSSKTELLDEMLIDISQRLHDGGSEVADRGGSPSETLAALIGFHIDVLVTRPDLITVQDRDLSSMTPAANHRVRLLQRRYVERWVDVLLAVTDENGMTLDRDEARVRVHAMFGLLNSSPRLPDFDQHGLRRLLTAMALAALRCEVPDQG
- a CDS encoding NUDIX hydrolase, with translation MGERIVAVGALITDEDGRILLILRRNEPSAGHWSLPGGKVEPGESLRQAVIREVEEETGLVVEVGEPAIQLDIRVGDGRVYEVHDFRAEIRSGELCPGDDAADAAYFTPAEVRTAKVTSRLVEYLEQAGALPPEVP
- the sucD gene encoding succinate--CoA ligase subunit alpha, which produces MSIFLNKDNKVIVQGITGGEGTKHTALMLKAGTNVVGGVNARKAGTTVSHVDADGNNVELPVFASVAEAMKETGADTSIAFVPPKFSKDAIIEAIDAEIPLLVVITEGIPVQDSAYAWAYNVEKGEKTRIIGPNCPGIITPGEALVGITPNNITGKGPIGLVSKSGTLTYQMMYELRDLGFSTAIGIGGDPVIGTTHIDAIEAFEKDPETKLIVMIGEIGGDAEEKAGEYIKANVTKPVVGYVAGFTAPEGKTMGHAGAIVSDGAGTAQGKKEALEAAGVKVGKTPSETASLARELYQAL
- a CDS encoding RDD family protein yields the protein MSAETTPGGPGHPLVHKAHAVQDRDKNAGIVSRGVASFLDLLVVWTILGAAYAGLSLMKFVVSVSEFSLPQVDLVFTTTGFVLVAVLYLATCWEVSGRTLGSVVMGLRVVNSEGARIRPTIAVLRALLCTFFAIGLVWVVIDRRRRSVADVLLRTRVIYSR
- a CDS encoding M23 family metallopeptidase encodes the protein MDDLAGLGVSRGSGRVRSGGLIDDVTAEEMTTIIPIVDTDEAAGYDLSEYDFDFADSDVTTRESSDAGWTPSSWEGYYRPTRSEITQDILIPEHEFDQYAHDEPFDVDGAELDLFDGGELDLVTDDDLDADTEHRPFRTNPAGQRVRRGGKHRIAAPPNALKGGRAALIAMAAGAAVAAVAQVGTNDEAPAPVNAAAVNDASAQGAAPVELGPGVAAATPQTDQMNVFTNQLGVGAKMAADADRREALARRPLFTSPIPLGSYDFTSAFAMRWGTMHGGIDMAAPLGTPIHAATDGVVIKAEPASGYGHWVQIQAADGTVTMYGHMSSSGVLVQEGQRVTAGDVIALVGNEGFSFGPHLHFEVWKNGNTKIDPVPWLAAKGVKLSGYTG
- a CDS encoding SRPBCC family protein, with translation MSDTFRITRSLTVDAPPDAVLPYLTDFRQWVHWSPWEGVNPDMAREYSGAESGVGAKYAWSGNRKAGRGAMEITRVDEPREVEVRLEFEKPMKTTNTVTFELVPQGQATRVSWTMVGAQTMFSRVAGFFGIFDRMLGKDFEKGLSQLKAVTESR
- a CDS encoding aldo/keto reductase translates to MTPTPDSPAKVILGTATFGVSPLADDAPALIRGALDRGVEFFDTANSYGNQPDYDRPSVPDHTERLSSEEILGRALAGIRDRVQLASKVGEPLGRDRVNGPFVGQLTRGHIFEQVDLSLRRLRTDYLDLYYAHQPDPHTPAGETVAAFDDLVTAGKIRAWGISNFSAAETEAVVRTAVELGARPPSAHQVRYNLAERRIERTGVVAAACSTGTPLHAYAPVAGGLLAGRRALDRDYIGHRRWGGVGFSEAQRSAGRRFAGLAAEWGVHPSSLALAWLMNRPGVTGVVMGTSSMANLDHACTAGELTLSRDQLVILDSLRFGDPVN
- the sucC gene encoding ADP-forming succinate--CoA ligase subunit beta — protein: MDLFEYQAKELFAKHGVPTTPGRVTDDAADARAIAEEIGKPVMIKAQVKTGGRGKAGGVKYAATPDDAQSHASNILGLDIKGHVVKKLLVAEASDIAEEYYISFLLDRTNRSYLAMCSVEGGMEIEEVAATKPERLARVAVDAVKGVDLETARSIAEQGHLPAEVLDAAAVTIAKLWEVFVKEDATLVEVNPLVRTPDDQILALDGKVTLDANADFRQPGHEEFEDRDATDPLELKAKENDLNYVKLDGEVGIIGNGAGLVMSTLDVVAYAGEKHNNVKPANFLDIGGGASAEVMAAGLDVILGDEQVKSVFVNVFGGITACDAVANGIVGALEKLGSDANKPLVVRLDGNKVDEGRKILADANHPLVTLAETMDSGADKAAELASK
- a CDS encoding DUF5336 domain-containing protein, translated to MNPGEPQHPGGQWSGVPQGPPQTGGFAGNQDQTAHVQHPGTGGLPGQQWGPDQHYPNPGSGWGQQPPRGPGADLSVIFALASAVAGIVTYFMGFLSWISVSAGAEEELNRWGADFEEGQGGIPAFFSYEVVLNPGKFFIVLGVVGIAATFVLVPRYRRALPFLAVVGIAAWLALFAAALITPPFLDLGAGAIVGLILGFLQVALLIAAAFLYGLKKDDPQHF
- a CDS encoding nitroreductase family protein, producing the protein MTDLLPLDPDQLLTTTRSVRKRLDFDRPVPLDVVKEALEVALQAPTGSNSQTWHWIVLTDPELKQKVADYYAKSFAKYYAGQAPRDDTGKRVASSAQYLADTMGQVPVLVIGAIYTGGDLPAGNQAGVWGSLLPGAWSLQLALRARGLGSAWTTLHLNYEKEIAELLGIPANIHQGVLLPVAYTKGTDFKPAPRKSLDSVLHIDGW
- a CDS encoding methyltransferase, giving the protein MTRNTSDHGTDDPVVGLLRRAGCVFAEEEAAVLREHAAGAAELDELCARRAAGEPLEHLVGWVRFGDLRLCVGPGVFVPRQRSLLLARIAVAAVRARRSPLVLEAFCGVAPIAATVAAAGLDARLHVIDIDPTALACARQNLPRGSGVHLGDGLSPLPPGLRGHVDVIAAVPPYVPDASVGFLPHEACDHEPRNALVGGPDGLDHILELIRAARDWLCVGGILLVEMNSEQFEVVTDRVEHIGHDDLDAIPGADGQTVVARYRRRPIASTAN
- a CDS encoding carboxyl transferase domain-containing protein; the encoded protein is MGERARLTASELRAMLVDDGTWESWDVPVGAPAATSDGADDTYAAELERARRTSGSDESVSTGAGSIGGRRVAMVLSEFEFLAGSIGRAAGARIVAAVRRATRERLPLLAFPASGGTRMQEGTAAFLQMVAITGAVTDHKAAGLPYLVYLRHPTTGGVFASWGSLGHITWAQPGALIGFLGPRVYEGIYGEPFPADVQTAENLVRTTVVDDVVEPADLPARLSAVVRLLARRDEPLAPADPIRVWPQSARPLEPDDAWACVRATRERGRAGLVEFLAQGESAPLSDAGPLRFSLSDFGGHVALVVGYDRRSQADGDLPGPRHLREARRAILAASDLGLPVVTVIDTPGAELSVVAEEGGLAAQIARCTVELISAPVPTVSVLLGQGAGGAALALFPADFRVARADAWLSPLPPEGASLIVHRDLDHAGEMASRQGILAGGMAAEGMIDAVVDEESDAATLSAIRGVIGRYLSASPEPDAGARTRVPAVDA